The following are encoded in a window of Variovorax paradoxus genomic DNA:
- the pyrR gene encoding bifunctional pyr operon transcriptional regulator/uracil phosphoribosyltransferase PyrR, protein MSSIPDAEALYTTLLSGVKALMRPETKLVGITSGGAWLVERLQKDLGLAGAPGVISSAMHRDDFARRGLSASAQTALPFDVNGADVLLLDDVLYTGRTIRAVLNELFDFGRPACVRLAVLVDRGGRELPVAADFAATTLTLPDTQLLALARADNGAFSLKVEESK, encoded by the coding sequence GTGAGTTCAATTCCTGATGCCGAAGCGCTCTACACGACGCTGCTCTCTGGCGTGAAGGCGCTGATGCGCCCCGAGACGAAGCTGGTGGGCATCACCTCCGGCGGCGCCTGGCTGGTCGAGCGCCTGCAGAAAGACCTGGGCCTGGCCGGTGCCCCTGGCGTCATCTCGTCGGCCATGCACCGCGACGACTTCGCGCGCCGCGGCCTCTCGGCCAGCGCGCAGACCGCACTGCCCTTCGACGTGAACGGCGCCGACGTGCTGCTGCTCGACGACGTGCTCTACACCGGCCGTACGATCCGCGCCGTGCTCAACGAGCTGTTCGACTTCGGCCGCCCCGCCTGCGTGCGGCTCGCGGTGCTGGTCGATCGCGGGGGGCGTGAACTGCCCGTGGCCGCCGACTTCGCGGCCACCACGCTCACACTGCCCGACACCCAACTGCTCGCCCTCGCACGCGCTGACAACGGCGCATTCAGCCTCAAGGTAGAGGAGAGCAAATGA
- a CDS encoding cryptochrome/photolyase family protein has protein sequence MPPILLAVDKTYPKGLMWFRRDLRVDDNAALYRALRACRQVVCVFVFDRAILDALPRADRRVEFIRESLVELEADLRGLGSGLIVRHAVAAEEIPALAHTLDVQAVFANRDDEPDALERDARVLGALANAGISFHTYKDSTVFDRDEVMTKAGLPYTVFTPYKRAWLAKVDSFFLKSYPVRSHADALAPPPPALNGPVPTLAEIGFESTNLQTLEIPTGTRGAGALFEDFFERIDRYDEARNFPAVRGPSYMGVHLRFGTVSIRQLASVAHQLALQGNTGAATWLSELVWRDFYFQILAHFPHVHANGESKSFRPEYDKIAWLHGKHADQLFDAWCEGRTGYPLVDAAMLQIRQSGYMHNRLRMVVASFLCKDLGLDWRRGERYFALHLNDFELASNNGGWQWASSTGCDAQPYFRIFNPVTQSERFDPEGKFIRRYLPQLAGLSNAAIHAPWTASPVELEAAGVRLGENYPKPVVDHAEAREKTMQRYAAARSKALQKP, from the coding sequence ATGCCCCCGATTTTACTGGCCGTCGATAAGACCTATCCCAAAGGGCTCATGTGGTTCCGCCGCGACCTCCGGGTGGACGACAACGCCGCGCTGTACCGGGCGCTGCGGGCCTGCCGACAGGTGGTGTGCGTTTTCGTGTTCGACCGGGCCATTCTGGACGCCCTGCCCCGCGCGGACCGGCGGGTCGAATTCATCCGCGAATCGCTGGTGGAGCTCGAAGCCGACTTGCGCGGGCTGGGCAGCGGGCTCATCGTGCGGCACGCGGTAGCCGCCGAAGAGATTCCGGCGCTGGCCCACACACTCGACGTGCAGGCGGTGTTCGCCAACCGCGACGACGAGCCCGACGCCCTGGAACGCGACGCCCGCGTGCTCGGCGCGCTGGCCAACGCGGGCATCAGCTTCCACACCTACAAGGACAGCACCGTCTTCGACCGCGACGAGGTCATGACCAAGGCCGGCCTGCCCTACACGGTGTTCACGCCGTACAAGCGGGCGTGGTTGGCGAAGGTGGACTCGTTCTTCCTGAAGTCGTACCCCGTGCGCAGCCACGCCGACGCGCTGGCGCCGCCGCCCCCGGCCCTGAACGGGCCGGTGCCGACGCTGGCGGAGATCGGCTTTGAGAGCACCAACCTCCAGACGCTGGAGATACCCACCGGCACGCGCGGCGCGGGTGCGCTGTTCGAAGATTTCTTCGAGCGCATCGACCGGTACGACGAAGCGCGCAACTTCCCGGCCGTGCGCGGCCCGAGCTACATGGGCGTGCACCTGCGCTTCGGCACGGTGTCGATCCGCCAGCTGGCCAGCGTGGCGCACCAGCTGGCGCTGCAGGGCAACACCGGCGCCGCGACCTGGCTCAGCGAGCTGGTCTGGCGCGACTTCTACTTCCAGATCCTGGCGCACTTTCCGCATGTGCACGCGAACGGCGAGTCGAAGAGCTTTCGCCCCGAGTACGACAAGATCGCCTGGCTCCACGGCAAGCACGCCGACCAGCTGTTCGACGCCTGGTGCGAGGGCCGCACCGGCTACCCGCTGGTCGATGCGGCGATGCTGCAGATCCGGCAGAGCGGCTACATGCACAACCGGCTGCGCATGGTGGTGGCGAGTTTCCTGTGCAAGGACCTGGGGCTGGACTGGCGGCGCGGCGAGCGTTACTTTGCGCTGCACCTCAACGACTTCGAGCTGGCCTCGAACAACGGCGGCTGGCAGTGGGCCAGCTCGACCGGCTGCGACGCCCAGCCCTACTTCCGCATCTTCAACCCGGTGACGCAGAGCGAACGCTTCGACCCGGAGGGCAAGTTCATCCGCCGCTACCTGCCGCAGCTCGCGGGGCTGTCGAACGCGGCGATCCACGCGCCGTGGACGGCCTCGCCGGTCGAGCTGGAAGCGGCAGGCGTCAGGCTCGGCGAGAACTATCCGAAGCCGGTGGTCGATCACGCGGAGGCGCGGGAGAAGACGATGCAGCGGTATGCGGCGGCGCGGAGCAAGGCCCTGCAAAAGCCGTAG
- a CDS encoding YqgE/AlgH family protein → MAADSAPMNLTHHFLIAMPGMEDKTFNRSVVYLCEHSERGALGLVINKPSDINLKVLFEKIELHLTRPELGDAPVFQGGPVQTERGFVLHEPVFTQAEKPEESVYASTMTIPGGLEMTTSKDVLEALATGAGPRKVLVSLGYSAWGEGQLESELAENSWLTVLADPAVIFDTPVEKRYDKALMLLGLEAWTLSPEAGHA, encoded by the coding sequence ATGGCTGCCGATTCTGCCCCGATGAACCTGACGCATCACTTTCTGATCGCGATGCCGGGGATGGAAGACAAAACTTTCAACCGCAGCGTCGTTTACCTCTGCGAACACAGCGAGCGCGGCGCGCTCGGGCTGGTCATCAACAAACCCAGCGACATCAACCTCAAGGTGCTGTTCGAAAAAATCGAGCTTCACCTGACCCGCCCCGAGTTGGGCGACGCCCCCGTTTTCCAGGGCGGCCCGGTACAGACCGAGCGCGGCTTCGTGCTGCACGAGCCGGTGTTCACCCAGGCCGAGAAGCCCGAGGAATCGGTCTACGCCTCGACCATGACCATCCCCGGCGGGCTCGAAATGACCACCTCGAAGGACGTGCTGGAGGCCTTGGCCACCGGCGCCGGCCCGCGCAAGGTGCTGGTCTCGCTGGGCTATTCGGCCTGGGGCGAGGGCCAGCTGGAGTCCGAACTGGCCGAGAACAGCTGGCTCACCGTGCTGGCCGACCCCGCCGTGATCTTCGATACGCCGGTGGAGAAGCGCTACGACAAGGCGTTGATGCTGCTGGGACTCGAAGCGTGGACCTTGTCCCCCGAAGCGGGTCACGCATGA
- the ruvX gene encoding Holliday junction resolvase RuvX — protein sequence MSDVMSDAPASAPVPVPAAVPAHFQSFLGFDFGAKRTGVASGNRLLRSATPQTTIKAEGADARFAQVEARIKEWQPDALVVGVPYHPDGAPHENTRRAQKFARQLRGRFNLQVFEVDERYSTTEALSSGARDADAASACIILEQFLRSLP from the coding sequence ATGAGCGACGTCATGTCCGACGCGCCTGCATCCGCTCCTGTTCCTGTCCCCGCCGCCGTTCCCGCGCATTTCCAGAGCTTCCTGGGCTTCGACTTCGGCGCCAAGCGCACCGGCGTGGCCAGCGGCAACCGGCTGCTGCGCAGCGCCACGCCGCAGACCACCATCAAGGCCGAGGGCGCCGACGCCCGCTTTGCGCAGGTCGAGGCGCGCATCAAGGAATGGCAGCCCGACGCCCTCGTGGTCGGCGTGCCCTACCACCCCGACGGCGCCCCGCACGAGAACACCCGCCGCGCCCAGAAGTTCGCGCGCCAGCTGCGCGGCCGTTTCAATCTCCAGGTGTTCGAGGTCGACGAGCGCTACAGCACCACCGAGGCGCTGTCGTCCGGCGCCCGCGATGCCGATGCAGCCTCGGCCTGCATCATCCTGGAGCAATTTTTGAGGAGTCTCCCGTGA
- a CDS encoding Hpt domain-containing protein produces the protein MSTQTPATAPLAGNMPATEDLGPLAWVLGEIQKSLDGVGKSLRRFVRDVGSATEPESGPLQMARQQLHQAVGALQMVGHSSPALVLGTIEFAVQGFIAEPQRCTESAVHKIERAGFAVTDFLSALLAGKAVSSVALFPQYRDVLELVGNERVHPADLWSTAWRWVEVKPALTQAALAYDPAVRSRLDREVLQLVKSSDPQAARRLHALCLGLGRGALLPRVASFWTLAAGFFEALALGLIPFDTYVKRAASRVLLQYATLARGDSVVSDRLGQDLLFFCAQAVPGAQDDAATLRTVRSAWGVTQEPRVDYTAVQFGRFDPLVLSQARKRIETAKEMWSALSGGDITRTRQVADTFAQLGESLLKLHPPSQPMVEALTHAVDASVRSGQPPDTELAMEVATSVLYLEAALEDLDPSDPQLTARTLQLAGRIERVRDGGRSEPLEPWMEDLYRRVSDRQTMGTVVDELRSHLSELEKSLDQYFRRPAEKPLLRTVPTQLMQMRGVFSVLGLEQAALTVQRMRDDVEQMLLANRSPVEEMATFDALGNNLGALGFLIDMLGYQPALAKRLFVFDAEAGELKPLMGRQAIDTAAPAEGAAAPAAEPVLSIEEVDAQIASKLAALATPNRKTKPSPLEEFSRKAESWTTKISGPSALPDTEVTELEEDDLQNIFLDEAREVVGNGLAAIAALGSRPGDTEELTILRRAFHTLKGSSRMVGLTDFGDAAWSLEQVLNTWLADQRDATPELLSSTERMLGDFSQWVEAIAAGDAGTWHSAPFSRVANALLAGEPVPAPVRVADAEALAVAARHIAAESASLALPELPELPDLSLTPQDVAAPGATLDFSDWQQAQDEQHASTQPVTPEPDDDFASTDFVDFEAKQSTAPAPLEALPSGDDFDFLAPPKTLAPAEPELAPEIEATMPTASGLPDLEWAPEPLPLAAAEPVADTVASVEVIEVAEELPAELQPEPELVSAAIDVAPEAPVVAEDLPAAAVAEPEPEPVLAEAVPEPESSTAPSAEDQVKVIGPLRIGIALYNVYLNEADEWSRQLATDVGEWALETHERLPDSTIALAHSLAGSSATVGFHSLSGMARLLESALQHLQMQGSGTREQGVVLVAAADELRRLLHQFAVGFLRDPSEATLQALREIAAAPMPPEIAAARFETLLPKQIVANDAFADVALDDNEDAIDLADAVDVDLFPIFEEEAAELMPQLGEALRQWSHHPDDAAPRASVLRTLHTLKGSARLAGAMRLGERAHRMESEIELLGSQGAERADIEKLLARLDTLQHTFDALRAADDAAQVEVAQLIATASPTAPAIQRVQSAPEVRVSANDDQAEAGASGEAADAAPAAAPSSLLPRPAPALLAPLRAASGQAVRIRTQLLDRLVAQTGEVIITRSRLEAELGQLRGSLADLTGNLDRLRQQLRDIEVQAESQMQSRLAQAKDSQQSFDPLEFDRFTRVQELTRMMAESVNDVATVQRTLQKTVQATEDDLSVQARQTRELQRGLLRTRMVEFEGISDRLYRVVRQASKDTGKQVRLDIVGGSIEMDRGVLDRMTPAFEHLLRNCVAHGIEDAAAREASGKEASGLIVIDLHHEGNDVSVSFRDDGAGLDQKRIAERARALGLLGHDQELSPEEATELIFKPGFSTAGQVSELAGRGIGMDVVRAQIAALGGRIETHSTPGRGTTFKLVLPLTTAVTHVVMLRAGEVSIGVPSNLVELVQRVSGADLEAAYLNHSFAFGSEQVPFYWAGALLQHSIRSEHAATKNNTLVIVRSAAQRVALHVDEVLGNQEVVVKNLGPQLARLPGLAGISVLASGAVALIYNPVALAAVHGDQARARQTAALAAPTHAASADAGAPQTPAAFAPVVPQIPLVLVVDDSITVRRVTQRLLQREGYRVSLAADGLQALERLQQERPAVVLSDIEMPRMDGFDLARNIRADVALAELPIIMITSRIAEKHREYARDLGVNHYLGKPYSEEELLRLVRAYTSEPAALAVA, from the coding sequence GTGTCGACTCAAACCCCTGCCACGGCCCCCCTCGCCGGCAACATGCCGGCCACCGAAGACCTCGGGCCGTTGGCCTGGGTGCTGGGAGAAATCCAGAAGTCCCTCGACGGTGTCGGCAAGTCGCTGCGGCGTTTCGTGCGCGACGTGGGCAGTGCCACGGAGCCCGAGAGCGGCCCGCTGCAGATGGCCCGCCAGCAACTGCACCAGGCTGTCGGCGCGCTGCAGATGGTCGGCCACAGCTCGCCTGCCTTGGTGCTCGGCACCATCGAATTCGCGGTGCAGGGCTTCATCGCCGAGCCGCAGCGCTGCACCGAGAGTGCCGTGCACAAGATCGAGCGTGCCGGCTTTGCCGTCACCGATTTCCTCAGCGCGCTGCTGGCCGGCAAGGCCGTGTCGTCGGTGGCGCTGTTTCCGCAGTACCGCGACGTGCTGGAGCTGGTCGGCAATGAGCGCGTCCACCCGGCGGACCTCTGGAGCACCGCGTGGCGCTGGGTCGAGGTCAAGCCCGCGCTCACGCAGGCGGCCCTGGCCTACGACCCCGCAGTGCGTTCGCGGCTCGACCGCGAGGTGCTGCAGCTGGTCAAGAGCAGCGATCCGCAGGCCGCGCGCCGGCTGCACGCGCTGTGCCTGGGGCTCGGTCGCGGTGCGCTGCTGCCGCGCGTCGCGAGCTTCTGGACGCTGGCCGCGGGCTTCTTCGAGGCCCTCGCACTGGGCCTGATCCCCTTCGACACCTACGTCAAGCGCGCCGCCTCGCGCGTGCTGCTGCAGTACGCCACGCTGGCGCGCGGCGACAGCGTGGTGTCCGACCGCCTCGGGCAGGACCTGCTGTTCTTCTGCGCCCAGGCCGTGCCCGGCGCACAAGACGACGCCGCCACGCTGCGCACCGTGCGCAGCGCCTGGGGCGTCACGCAGGAGCCGCGCGTCGACTACACCGCGGTGCAGTTCGGCCGCTTCGATCCGCTGGTGCTCTCGCAGGCGCGCAAGCGCATCGAGACCGCCAAGGAAATGTGGTCGGCGCTCTCGGGCGGCGACATCACGCGCACGCGGCAGGTGGCCGACACCTTCGCGCAGCTCGGCGAATCGCTGCTGAAGCTGCATCCGCCGAGCCAGCCGATGGTGGAGGCGCTGACGCATGCCGTGGACGCCTCGGTGCGCTCCGGCCAGCCGCCCGACACCGAACTGGCGATGGAAGTCGCCACCTCGGTGCTGTACCTCGAAGCCGCGCTCGAAGACCTCGACCCCAGCGACCCGCAACTCACGGCCCGCACGCTGCAGCTGGCCGGCCGCATCGAGCGCGTGCGCGACGGCGGCCGTTCCGAGCCGCTCGAGCCGTGGATGGAGGACCTGTACCGCCGCGTCAGCGACCGCCAGACCATGGGCACCGTGGTCGACGAACTGCGCAGCCACTTGAGCGAACTCGAAAAATCGCTCGACCAGTATTTCCGCCGCCCCGCCGAAAAGCCGCTGCTGCGCACCGTGCCCACCCAGCTCATGCAGATGCGCGGCGTGTTCTCGGTGCTGGGGCTCGAGCAGGCCGCACTCACTGTCCAGCGCATGCGCGACGACGTCGAGCAGATGCTGCTGGCCAACCGCTCGCCCGTCGAGGAAATGGCCACCTTCGACGCGCTCGGAAACAACCTGGGCGCGCTGGGTTTCCTCATCGACATGCTGGGCTACCAGCCCGCGCTGGCCAAGCGCCTGTTCGTGTTCGATGCCGAAGCCGGCGAACTCAAGCCGCTGATGGGCCGACAGGCCATCGATACCGCGGCCCCGGCCGAAGGCGCTGCCGCACCGGCCGCCGAGCCCGTGCTCAGCATCGAGGAAGTCGACGCGCAGATCGCCTCCAAGCTCGCCGCGCTCGCCACGCCCAACCGCAAGACCAAGCCGTCGCCGCTGGAGGAATTCAGCCGCAAGGCCGAGAGCTGGACCACCAAGATCAGCGGACCGTCGGCCTTGCCCGACACCGAGGTCACCGAGCTCGAAGAAGACGACCTGCAGAACATCTTCCTGGACGAAGCCCGCGAAGTGGTGGGCAACGGCCTGGCCGCCATCGCCGCGCTCGGCAGCCGTCCGGGCGACACCGAAGAACTCACCATCCTGCGCCGCGCGTTCCACACGCTCAAGGGCAGCTCGCGCATGGTCGGTCTCACCGACTTCGGCGACGCCGCCTGGTCGCTCGAACAGGTGCTCAACACCTGGCTGGCCGACCAGCGCGACGCCACGCCCGAATTGCTGTCGAGCACCGAGCGCATGCTGGGCGATTTCAGCCAGTGGGTCGAAGCCATTGCCGCCGGCGATGCAGGCACCTGGCACTCGGCACCGTTCAGCCGCGTGGCCAATGCGCTGCTGGCCGGCGAGCCCGTGCCCGCGCCGGTGCGCGTGGCCGATGCCGAAGCGCTTGCCGTGGCCGCGCGCCACATCGCAGCCGAATCGGCATCGCTCGCACTGCCGGAGCTGCCTGAGTTGCCCGACCTGTCGCTGACGCCGCAAGACGTCGCGGCCCCTGGCGCCACGTTGGACTTCTCCGACTGGCAGCAGGCGCAAGACGAACAACACGCATCCACCCAGCCTGTCACACCCGAGCCCGACGACGATTTCGCCTCCACCGATTTCGTCGATTTCGAAGCCAAGCAAAGCACCGCGCCCGCACCGCTCGAAGCGCTGCCCAGCGGCGACGATTTCGATTTCCTCGCGCCCCCGAAGACGCTTGCACCGGCCGAGCCCGAGCTGGCCCCGGAAATCGAAGCAACGATGCCGACCGCATCGGGCCTGCCCGATCTCGAATGGGCGCCCGAGCCGTTGCCGTTGGCTGCCGCAGAGCCTGTCGCCGACACGGTGGCATCTGTCGAGGTCATCGAAGTCGCCGAAGAACTGCCGGCTGAGCTGCAGCCGGAGCCGGAACTTGTGTCGGCGGCTATCGACGTCGCACCCGAGGCCCCCGTCGTCGCCGAAGACTTGCCTGCAGCCGCCGTTGCCGAACCGGAACCCGAGCCCGTGCTGGCCGAGGCCGTTCCCGAACCCGAGTCTTCCACCGCACCAAGCGCTGAAGACCAGGTCAAGGTCATCGGCCCGCTGCGCATCGGCATCGCGCTGTACAACGTCTATCTCAACGAAGCCGATGAATGGTCCCGCCAGCTGGCGACCGATGTCGGCGAATGGGCGCTCGAAACCCACGAGCGCCTGCCCGACTCGACCATTGCGCTGGCCCATTCGCTGGCCGGCAGCTCGGCCACCGTCGGCTTCCACAGCCTCTCGGGCATGGCCCGCCTGCTCGAATCCGCGCTGCAGCATCTGCAGATGCAGGGCAGCGGCACGCGCGAGCAGGGCGTGGTGCTGGTCGCCGCGGCCGACGAACTGCGTCGCCTGCTGCACCAGTTCGCCGTCGGCTTCCTGCGCGATCCGTCCGAAGCCACGCTGCAGGCGCTGCGCGAAATCGCCGCTGCACCGATGCCGCCTGAAATCGCCGCGGCCCGCTTCGAGACGCTGCTGCCGAAGCAGATCGTCGCCAACGACGCCTTTGCCGACGTGGCGCTGGACGACAACGAAGACGCCATCGACCTGGCCGATGCGGTCGACGTCGACCTGTTCCCGATCTTCGAGGAAGAGGCCGCCGAACTGATGCCGCAGCTGGGCGAGGCGCTGCGCCAGTGGTCGCACCACCCCGACGACGCCGCGCCTCGCGCCTCGGTGCTGCGCACGCTGCACACGCTCAAGGGCAGTGCGCGGCTGGCCGGTGCCATGCGCCTGGGCGAGCGCGCGCACCGCATGGAGTCCGAGATCGAACTCCTGGGCTCCCAGGGGGCCGAGCGGGCCGACATCGAGAAGCTGCTGGCCCGGCTCGACACGCTGCAACACACCTTCGACGCCCTGCGCGCGGCCGACGACGCCGCCCAGGTCGAAGTGGCCCAGCTGATCGCAACCGCCAGCCCGACCGCACCCGCCATCCAGCGCGTGCAGTCGGCGCCCGAGGTCCGCGTGTCGGCGAACGACGATCAGGCCGAGGCCGGTGCATCTGGCGAAGCTGCCGATGCGGCGCCCGCCGCAGCCCCGTCGTCCCTGTTGCCGCGCCCCGCACCAGCCCTGCTGGCGCCGCTGCGCGCCGCATCGGGCCAGGCGGTGCGCATCCGCACCCAACTGCTCGACCGCCTCGTTGCGCAGACCGGCGAGGTCATCATCACGCGCTCGCGCCTCGAAGCCGAACTCGGCCAGCTGCGCGGTTCGCTCGCCGACCTCACGGGCAACCTGGATCGTTTGCGCCAGCAGTTGCGCGACATCGAGGTGCAGGCCGAAAGCCAGATGCAATCGCGCCTGGCGCAAGCCAAGGATTCGCAGCAGAGCTTCGACCCGCTCGAGTTCGACCGCTTCACCCGGGTGCAGGAACTCACGCGCATGATGGCCGAGTCGGTGAACGACGTGGCCACCGTGCAGCGCACCCTGCAGAAGACCGTGCAGGCCACGGAAGACGACCTGAGCGTGCAGGCACGCCAGACGCGCGAACTGCAGCGCGGCCTGCTGCGCACGCGCATGGTGGAGTTCGAGGGCATCTCCGACCGCCTGTACCGCGTGGTGCGCCAGGCCTCGAAGGACACCGGCAAGCAGGTGCGCCTGGACATCGTCGGCGGCTCCATCGAAATGGACCGCGGCGTGCTCGACCGCATGACGCCGGCCTTCGAACACCTGCTGCGCAACTGCGTGGCGCACGGCATCGAAGATGCGGCGGCGCGCGAAGCCTCCGGCAAGGAGGCCAGCGGCCTCATCGTCATCGACCTGCATCACGAAGGCAACGACGTCTCGGTGAGCTTCCGCGACGACGGCGCCGGCCTCGACCAGAAGCGCATCGCCGAACGCGCCCGCGCGCTCGGCCTGCTCGGCCACGACCAGGAACTGTCGCCTGAAGAAGCCACCGAGCTGATCTTCAAGCCCGGCTTCTCGACGGCAGGACAGGTGTCCGAACTGGCCGGTCGCGGCATCGGCATGGACGTGGTGCGCGCGCAGATCGCCGCGCTCGGCGGCCGCATCGAAACGCACAGCACGCCGGGCCGGGGCACCACCTTCAAGCTGGTGCTGCCGCTGACCACCGCCGTGACGCACGTGGTGATGCTGCGTGCCGGCGAGGTGTCGATCGGCGTGCCGTCGAACCTCGTGGAACTCGTGCAGCGCGTGAGCGGTGCCGACCTCGAGGCCGCCTACCTGAACCACAGCTTCGCCTTCGGCAGCGAGCAGGTGCCGTTCTACTGGGCCGGCGCGCTGCTGCAGCATTCCATCCGCAGCGAGCACGCCGCCACCAAGAACAACACGCTGGTGATCGTGCGAAGCGCGGCGCAGCGCGTCGCCCTGCACGTGGACGAAGTGCTGGGCAACCAGGAAGTCGTGGTCAAGAACCTCGGCCCGCAGCTCGCGCGACTGCCCGGCCTGGCCGGCATCTCGGTGCTGGCGTCGGGCGCGGTGGCGCTGATCTACAACCCGGTGGCGCTGGCCGCAGTGCACGGCGACCAGGCGCGTGCGCGCCAGACCGCCGCGCTGGCTGCACCGACGCACGCCGCGTCGGCAGACGCCGGTGCGCCGCAAACCCCGGCGGCTTTCGCCCCGGTGGTGCCGCAGATTCCGCTGGTGCTGGTGGTGGACGACTCCATCACCGTGCGCCGCGTCACGCAGCGTCTGCTGCAGCGCGAAGGCTATCGCGTGTCGCTCGCGGCCGACGGCCTGCAGGCGCTCGAACGGCTGCAGCAGGAGCGCCCGGCCGTGGTGCTGTCGGACATCGAGATGCCGCGCATGGACGGCTTCGACCTGGCCCGCAACATCCGCGCCGACGTGGCGCTGGCCGAACTGCCGATCATCATGATCACCTCGCGCATCGCCGAGAAGCACCGCGAGTACGCCCGCGACCTGGGCGTGAACCACTACCTCGGCAAGCCGTACTCGGAAGAGGAACTGCTGCGCCTGGTGCGTGCGTACACGAGCGAGCCGGCCGCGCTGGCCGTGGCCTGA